ACTAATGAAAATCGCTGAAATGGTTCAAAAAATTGAAATACTGGAAGGTATTGAAATTAGATTAGAAGGTAATCTTGTAAAAGTAAAGGGCCCTAAAGGAGAGCTTCAGCGTAATTATGCAAGTAATACAATTAAGATTTCCAAAGAAGAGGGGGTTGTAATGTTAAAAGCTAAAAATGCGACAAAACGAGAAAAAACAATGATGAACACATTTAAAGCCCATATAAAAAATATGTTAAGGGGCGTAGTTGAAGGTCATAAATATGAATTAAAAATTTGTTCAGGCCATTTTCCGATGAATGTTTCAATTACAGGAAAAGAAATATCTGTTAAAAACTTTTTAGGGGAAAAAGTTCCAAGAACTTTTAAAATAGATAAAGATATTATTGTAAAATTAGAAGGGGATAAGATAACTGTAGAAGGCATTGATATTGAAAAGTGCGGGCAATGCGCGGCAAATATTGAAAAATTAACCCGTATAACAAACAGAGACAGGAGAATTTTCCAAGACGGTATTTGGATTACAAGTAAATCTGGAAAAGTATAAATATAAAATGGAAAAAACCAAATTAGTTGAAATTAGAAAGGATTTAAAAAATAAAAAACCTGATTTTGTTAGAAGTGATTATGGTAAAAAACCGGGTTTATTTAAAAAATGGCACAGGCCCAAGGGTATTACCAACAAATTGAGGCTTAAGAAAAGAGGTTATTATATACATATCTCTAGTGGGTATAGGTCACCTGCAGCTATTAGAGGTTTTAGTAAAAATGGTTTTGAATTAGTGAAAGTTAATAAAATAGCCGATCTTAAAAATATAGATAATAGTTCACAGATAGGGCTAGTTTCAGGAAAATTAGGCCAAAAGAAAAAATTAGAAATAGTACAAAAAGCAAAAGAGCTTAAAATTGTTTTACAAAATATAAATGATTTAGATAAATATGTAAAATCAGTTGAAGAGGACATGAAACTTCGTAAAAATAAAAAACACGAGGTTTCAAAGAAAAAGGAACAGAAAACAAAAGAAGTTGCTGAAAAAGTTAAAGCTAAAGAAACCGAAGATAAGAAAAAATTAAATGAAGAAAAAAAACTTTCTGAAACTGAAAAAACTGACAAAGAAGAAGAAATTTTGAAAAAAGAAAAACATGAAAAAGAAAAGATATTAACACAAAAACAATAAAATAAATTACAGAGACTAAAAATGAGACTTACCTCACAAAAAAGACTTGCAGGAATAATCTTTAAACGTTCACCGAAGAAGATTAAAGTAGATTCAAGCAGGTTAGCTGAGATTAAAGAGTGTATTACTAAAGCGGATATTAGGGCTTTAATTATAGATAAAGCGATATTTGCTAAGCCAGTTCAAAAGTCTTCAAAAGGACGAATTAGAAAAAAATTGGCTCAAAAAAGAAAAGGCCGCCAATCGGGAGGTGGTTCAAAAAAAGGAACTAAAAATGCCAGGTCTCCTAGAAAACGAGTCTGGATAAATAAAATTAGGAAACAGCGAGTTTTCTTAAATGAATTAAGAGAAAAAGAATTATTGGACAGAAAAGGGTACAGAGATTTATATTTAAAGGCAAAAGGCGGACTTTTCAGAAGCAGAGAACACTTAAAATTATATATTAATGAGAAAAACTACATTAAAATAAAAAATAAATGAGATAAAAACTAAAAATGACATCTAAGAAAGATACCCTGGGATATAGAAGAAAGCGTGAAGGCAAAACAAATTATAAAATTAGACTAGCCTTATTGAAAAGTAAACAACCGCGATTAGTAATTAGAAAATCTTTAAAAAACATCACTGCCCAAGTGGTTGAGTATTATGCAGATGGTGACAAAGTAATTATAACTGCGGATTCAAAGGAATTAAAAAAGAATGGCTGGAAAGTTACAGCTAATAACTTGCCTGCGGCATATTTAACTGGTTTATTATTAGCTAAAAAAGCTTTAGCTAAAGGCATAAAAAAAGGCATAGCTGATTTTGGTTTGCAAAGATCTACTAAAGGTTCGAAACTCTATGCATTAATTAAAGGCGCAATTGACGGAGGATTTGAAATTGCATGTTCAGAAGAAATACTTCCTTCCGACGAAAGAGTTTCCGGTAAACATATCGAAGAGTTTGCTAAATCTTTAGCAAGCGATAAAAAAAGCTATAAAAAACAGTTTTCAGCATATTTAAATTCAGGCACAAAACCTGAAGAACTTTCAAAATTATTCCAAAAAGTTAAACAACAAATAATGGGTGCTTAATAATGGCTAAAGACATAAAAAAACCAAAAATGGAAATTGAAGCAGAAGCAATTTCATCTGAAGAAATTGCAAAAGAAAATTCTTTAGTGGAAGGTGTAAAAGATAAACCTGGTATTATCAAGTCTCCAAAAATTATAACACCAGAAAGTAAATTTGCATGGAAACCAAAAACATTAATTGGAAAACAGGTAGTTTCTGGCGAGATAACGGACTTAAATAAATTATTAAGTGAAGGTAAAAGATTATTAGAAGCTGAAATTGTGGATATATTATTGCCAAATATGCAAACAGATTTATTATTAATTGGCCAGGCAAAGGGAAAATTTGGTGGGGGACAAAGGCGTGTATTTAAGACAACACAAAAGAAAACAAAAGAAGGCAATAAACCTAAATTTGCAGCATTCGGAGTTGTTGGCAACGAAGATGGCATAGTTGGAATTGGATATGGTAAAAGCAAAGAAACAGTCCCTGCGCGTGAAAAAGCATTTAGGATGGCAAAATTAAATATCATGAAAATTAAGAGGGGTTGCGGTTCATGGGCATGCAACTGCGGAGAACCTCACTCCATTCCTTTCAAAGTTATAGGGAAATGCGGTTCATCTGTCATTAAGATCATGCCCGCGCCTAAAGGAATTGGATTAAAAATTGAAAAAGAATGCGCAAAAATATTAAAATTAGCAGGTATTAAAGATGTTTGGTCAAAAACATATGGCATGACCAAAACTAAGATTAATTTAGTTAAGGCATGTGATGCTGCATTAAAAAAATTAACAGAAACAAAAATTCAAATTAATCACATTGAACAATTAGGCATCATAAGCGGACCAATTCAATCTAACGTAATTGATAAAGAATTTACAAAATCAATCAAATCTCCAGAGGCAGAAGAATGAGCAAAGAGACTATTAAAAGGATAGCATTGGTTTTAGTTAGAGGAAGAATTGACTTAAATCAAAAAATGCTTAGTACCCTTGACATGTTAAAACTATTTAGGAAAAATTATTGCGTAGTCGTTAATGATACTCCGGCAAATAGAGGGATGGCTAAAAAAGTTAAGGATTATACAACATTTGGAAATATTGATGATGAAACCTATAAATTATTAATTGAAAAGCGCGGAAAAGAATATACTGATCGAACCTCTGATAAAAAAAATATAATAAAATACGAAGGCAAATTTTTTGTATATGGCGGCAAAAATTATAGATCTTATTTTAGATTAAATGCTCCAAAAAAAGGTTTTGGGAGAAAAGGAATTAAAGTTCAATTTTTAATTGGTGGGGCATTAGGGGACAGGAAAGAAAAGATTAATGATTTAATTCGAAGGATGATTTAAAGATGACAGTGAACAAACGTAAAAAAAATAGTAGAATGCACGGATCCCATACTCACGGATGGGGCGCAAAAAAGAAACATAGAGGCGCAGGCCATCGCGGAGGCAGAGGCAATGCCGGTACGGGTAAACGCGCGGATTCAAAAAAGCCATGTATATGGGCTTTGGACTATTTTGGAAAATATGGCTTTAAAAAGAAAAATGCAAATATTATAAAAGCGATTAATATTCATTATTTGGAAAATCATATCAATAGCTTATTAAATCTTAAAAAAGCAGTTGAAAAGTCCAATGTGTTTATAATTGATTTATCCAAAATGGGATTCAACAAATTATTATCAAAAGGTTTGGTTTCTAAAAAGTTTAACATTACTGTCGATGCAGCAACTGCAAAAGCTATTGAAAAAATCGAAAAAGCGGGCGGTAGTGTTAAAGTTACATTAAAATCCAATAAATCTGAATCATCTAAAGATAAAATTATGGATCTAAAAGATTCTAAATAGTACCAATATTTAATTAGTACCGTTTAGTACCGATATGTATTTAAATATCTATTATAAAGGTTATAATTATGGCTAGTCTATGGAATACTATAAAAGAAAACCTCCCGGAGGTTACATCACCTACACAAAAAAATCTTTCTTTTAAAGAGAAACTTAAATGGACAAGTTTAGTTTTATCATTTTATTTTGTATTAGGTATAATTCCATTATTCGGTTTAGGCCAAAACGCGCTTACACAATTTGAATATTTATCACTTATCCTGGGTGCAAAGTTTGGTACAATTATCTCTTTAGGTATTGGTCCAATTGTAACAGCTTCGATTATTTTACAATTATTAAATGGTTCAGGCTTAATTAAATTTGATTTATCAAGCAAAGCAGGCAAACAAAATTATGGGGCCATACAAAAACTTTCACAATATGGTTTTGTACTTTTTGAAGCAATTATTTATGTATTTATGGGGGGCTTTGCGCCTTCTCCGTTATATCAAGGAACTGCATTATATTTTCAATTAGAACTGTTATTAATTTTCCAATTATTATTGGGCGGATTAATGATAATCCTAATGGATGAGGTATGTCAAAAATGGGGATTTGGTTCAGGGGTAAGTTTGTTTATTGCAGCCGGCGTAAGCCAACAACTATTTCATAGAGCTTTTAGTTGGACTGCTTCACCTACAAACCCAAATATATCTGTCGGAGCATTACCTGCTTTATTTCAGAGTTTAGCTGCGGGCGATCCTACAACGGCTTTGCTAATGGGTGCAGGGATATTGTCTACAATTGCAATTTTTGCTATTGTTGTTTATGTTCAATCAATGAAAGTTGAAATTCCATTATCATTTGGCAGAATCAGGGGTCATGGAATAAGATGGCCATTAAGTTTTATTTATACTTCCAATATTCCCGTAATTTTGATTGCTGCGTTTATGTCAACAATGCAGTTATGGGGGAGATTATTAGAAAATTGGGGTTACCCAATTTTAGGCACATTTTCAGGTAATGTTCCTATTACAGGGATGGTTTCTTGGTTTAATTCACCCAACCTTGTACAAAAATTAATTACCCGCAGTTTAACCTTTTCAGATTTATCACATTCATTTGTTTATATATTGATAATGATGTTTGGTTCAGTTGTATTCTCTTATTTTTGGGTACAGACAGCGAACATGGACGCAGGAAGTCAAGCTGAAAATATAATGAAGTCCGGCCTGCAAGTGCCGGGATTTAGAAAAGATAAAAGAGTTTTAGAAAAATTACTCGACAGATACATTTCACCTTTGACAGTAATGGGCGCTATGATAGTCGGATTTTTAGCTGCAGCTGCAGACTTGTCAGGCGCCTTGGTTTCAGGCACAGGACTTTTATTAACGGTTATGATAATCTATAAACTTTACGAGAGCATTGCAAAAACCCATATGTACGACATGCACCCTGCATTAAGGAAATTTATGGAGTAAATATGACCTATAGAAAATCTATTTATGTCGATTCGTTAGAATACGTTAACTGAAGGAAATCCCCCTAAATGAGTTTATACAAAACCCCATAAATAGGCAACTTTTATAAACAATAATTCTTTTTGTTATTACAATGGTATTATTTCAATCATTTATCAAGATTCTTGATCCAGTATTCAATCCGTTGCTTGCATTACCAAGTCTATGGACTATTATTATTATTTCAGTTTTAGTGGCTTTACTTATGACGCTTATCTATAAGCTTGCAACTGACCAAAATTTGATGAAAGAAATTAAAACTGAAATGAAAGAACTGCAGGCTGAAGTAAAAAAGTTCTCTCACGATCCGGGGAAAGCCATGGAAATCCAAAAACGCATGATGGAAAAAAATATGGATTACATGATGCATTCCATGAAACCAACTTTATTTACTTTTATCCCGATAATCCTAATATTTGGTTGGCTTAGTATGCATCTTGCATATGAACCCATCATTCCAAACTCTGATTTTACAACGACTATTGAATTTAAAGAAGGAGTAACTGGTCAAATCGAATTACTTACACCCGACACATTAAAAGTTATCAGTGGAAGAATTGTTGACATTGAAAATGGTAAAGCTATATGGACAGTTAAAGGACCGGAAGGTGAATATGATCTTACCTATAAATATCAAGACCGGAATTATATAAAACCAGTTATAATTACTGCAAAACAACGTTATATCGAACCTGTAAAAGAAATTGGCGATGAATATATCTCCCGTATTTCCGTTAATAATCAACCATTACAGCCACTTAATTTATTTGGTTGGAAACTTGGCTGGTTAGGCACTTATATTATCGTTTCTATTATTGCCAGCATAATATTTAGAAAAGTTATGAAAATCCATTAAAAGATATAGAAACTTTTATAAACCGGTCACATATATCAAGTTTATTACAATTTCTGAGTCAAGAACTCAGAGAAACCTGGTGACGGGTTTAAATAGAAATTATAACCAACTTAAAAGTAACAAATAAAATGGTAAGCGGAAAATATAAAACAAAAAGGTTCAGAAAAGTCTTTATAAAGACACCTGGTGCCAGGACTATTGTGCATTACAGACAAAGAAAGGTAAATTTACCTAAATGCGCAGAATGTAAAACTCCATTAAAAGGCATGCCTAAATTACTTAGCTCTCAATTTAAAAATTTATCTAAAAGTAAAAAAACAACTAATAGGCCATACGGCGGAAATTTGTGTTCTGCTTGTATGAGATCTAAATTAAAACAAAAAGCAAGAGAAATGTAAAATGAAAAAAACCGTTTTTTCAATTGTCAAACGGAGGTTTTAACAAAATGATGCAAGTAGGCCGAGTATGTTTAAAAATAGCTGGAAGAGATGCAAATCTTCAATGTGTAGTAGTAGACACATTAAATGAAAATTATGTGTTAATTGATGGTCAAACCAGAAGAAAAAAGTGCAATATTAAACATTTAGAACCATTAAACAAAACTCTAAATATCAAGAAAAAAGCTTCTCACTCTGATGTTATAAAAGCTTTTAAAGATTTAAAAATTGAAATTCTTGAAAAGAAAACTAAATCTGAAAAAACAGTTAAACCTTCTAAAAAACGTAAATCTTTAATTAAAAATTCTAAAAAATAGATATAGCGGATTACAACTATTCTTATAAATCATTTATTCATCATTATTAATATGCAATGCGATATATGCGGTAAAGATGCCAAACTTGTAAAAATTTTGGTTGAAAATTCTAAAATGAATGTTTGTCTTAATTGTTCAGGTTATGGCGCAATAGTCCATATACCGAAAAAGATAATTTTTAAACCTAAACCTGTAATCTCTTCTTTAATTGAACCAGAATATACTTTGAAGATTGTTGACAACTATTCAGCTTTAATTAAAAATAAACGTGAATCACTTTGTTTAAAACAGGAAGACCTTGCAAAAAACTTAAACGAGA
This sequence is a window from Candidatus Woesearchaeota archaeon. Protein-coding genes within it:
- a CDS encoding TIGR00270 family protein, translating into MQCDICGKDAKLVKILVENSKMNVCLNCSGYGAIVHIPKKIIFKPKPVISSLIEPEYTLKIVDNYSALIKNKRESLCLKQEDLAKNLNEKWSIIQKIESNNFKPSLDLTRKLERFLKIRLIEQVQEENIEITKDNSVLTIGDMLKQKLSLQ
- the rpsE gene encoding 30S ribosomal protein S5 — translated: MEIEAEAISSEEIAKENSLVEGVKDKPGIIKSPKIITPESKFAWKPKTLIGKQVVSGEITDLNKLLSEGKRLLEAEIVDILLPNMQTDLLLIGQAKGKFGGGQRRVFKTTQKKTKEGNKPKFAAFGVVGNEDGIVGIGYGKSKETVPAREKAFRMAKLNIMKIKRGCGSWACNCGEPHSIPFKVIGKCGSSVIKIMPAPKGIGLKIEKECAKILKLAGIKDVWSKTYGMTKTKINLVKACDAALKKLTETKIQINHIEQLGIISGPIQSNVIDKEFTKSIKSPEAEE
- a CDS encoding 50S ribosomal protein L19e; the protein is MRLTSQKRLAGIIFKRSPKKIKVDSSRLAEIKECITKADIRALIIDKAIFAKPVQKSSKGRIRKKLAQKRKGRQSGGGSKKGTKNARSPRKRVWINKIRKQRVFLNELREKELLDRKGYRDLYLKAKGGLFRSREHLKLYINEKNYIKIKNK
- a CDS encoding uL15 family ribosomal protein codes for the protein MTVNKRKKNSRMHGSHTHGWGAKKKHRGAGHRGGRGNAGTGKRADSKKPCIWALDYFGKYGFKKKNANIIKAINIHYLENHINSLLNLKKAVEKSNVFIIDLSKMGFNKLLSKGLVSKKFNITVDAATAKAIEKIEKAGGSVKVTLKSNKSESSKDKIMDLKDSK
- a CDS encoding 50S ribosomal protein L6, whose product is MKIAEMVQKIEILEGIEIRLEGNLVKVKGPKGELQRNYASNTIKISKEEGVVMLKAKNATKREKTMMNTFKAHIKNMLRGVVEGHKYELKICSGHFPMNVSITGKEISVKNFLGEKVPRTFKIDKDIIVKLEGDKITVEGIDIEKCGQCAANIEKLTRITNRDRRIFQDGIWITSKSGKV
- a CDS encoding 50S ribosomal protein L14e, whose amino-acid sequence is MMQVGRVCLKIAGRDANLQCVVVDTLNENYVLIDGQTRRKKCNIKHLEPLNKTLNIKKKASHSDVIKAFKDLKIEILEKKTKSEKTVKPSKKRKSLIKNSKK
- the secY gene encoding preprotein translocase subunit SecY, coding for MASLWNTIKENLPEVTSPTQKNLSFKEKLKWTSLVLSFYFVLGIIPLFGLGQNALTQFEYLSLILGAKFGTIISLGIGPIVTASIILQLLNGSGLIKFDLSSKAGKQNYGAIQKLSQYGFVLFEAIIYVFMGGFAPSPLYQGTALYFQLELLLIFQLLLGGLMIILMDEVCQKWGFGSGVSLFIAAGVSQQLFHRAFSWTASPTNPNISVGALPALFQSLAAGDPTTALLMGAGILSTIAIFAIVVYVQSMKVEIPLSFGRIRGHGIRWPLSFIYTSNIPVILIAAFMSTMQLWGRLLENWGYPILGTFSGNVPITGMVSWFNSPNLVQKLITRSLTFSDLSHSFVYILIMMFGSVVFSYFWVQTANMDAGSQAENIMKSGLQVPGFRKDKRVLEKLLDRYISPLTVMGAMIVGFLAAAADLSGALVSGTGLLLTVMIIYKLYESIAKTHMYDMHPALRKFME
- a CDS encoding uL30 family ribosomal protein, whose amino-acid sequence is MSKETIKRIALVLVRGRIDLNQKMLSTLDMLKLFRKNYCVVVNDTPANRGMAKKVKDYTTFGNIDDETYKLLIEKRGKEYTDRTSDKKNIIKYEGKFFVYGGKNYRSYFRLNAPKKGFGRKGIKVQFLIGGALGDRKEKINDLIRRMI
- a CDS encoding DUF106 domain-containing protein, with the translated sequence MVLFQSFIKILDPVFNPLLALPSLWTIIIISVLVALLMTLIYKLATDQNLMKEIKTEMKELQAEVKKFSHDPGKAMEIQKRMMEKNMDYMMHSMKPTLFTFIPIILIFGWLSMHLAYEPIIPNSDFTTTIEFKEGVTGQIELLTPDTLKVISGRIVDIENGKAIWTVKGPEGEYDLTYKYQDRNYIKPVIITAKQRYIEPVKEIGDEYISRISVNNQPLQPLNLFGWKLGWLGTYIIVSIIASIIFRKVMKIH
- a CDS encoding 50S ribosomal protein L18, with amino-acid sequence MTSKKDTLGYRRKREGKTNYKIRLALLKSKQPRLVIRKSLKNITAQVVEYYADGDKVIITADSKELKKNGWKVTANNLPAAYLTGLLLAKKALAKGIKKGIADFGLQRSTKGSKLYALIKGAIDGGFEIACSEEILPSDERVSGKHIEEFAKSLASDKKSYKKQFSAYLNSGTKPEELSKLFQKVKQQIMGA
- a CDS encoding 50S ribosomal protein L34e, which codes for MVSGKYKTKRFRKVFIKTPGARTIVHYRQRKVNLPKCAECKTPLKGMPKLLSSQFKNLSKSKKTTNRPYGGNLCSACMRSKLKQKAREM